One Streptomyces mobaraensis NBRC 13819 = DSM 40847 DNA segment encodes these proteins:
- a CDS encoding DUF6297 family protein: MADALVGEPAAEAGPSASRAALEFLRRARREESRRRRRDGVVTLYGVALTAVVWVPALIAVARAVNAASPQGAPAERVLAALPVTVPALGAAAFHALVRSAAWRGPVLVDLPTVRWALPLPVDRGRLLLPRFARAAGLAAAVGAAAGAVLGLPAGTLSPGSGTAGRAWAAAAGAWSGAAVALTAAGCGALVERYDGRGQGRSESRRSRVVGAVASAAVLAGLALAVVTAVDRDASPWTGRVLLWSGPWGWPAQPLVAAVGGPAPGWPAALALSVVSTAVVLVAGARAVPAIPASALRARATVAERMTASVFSLELRQARLATRGGRSATRSRPVLRLPVPRRRWLLVPWRDATGLLRAPARPVRALVRLAAAVALTALAPAARTTPRVVLAVLALTAAYLSAAHLVEPARLDSDDLRRRVQLPYSSGALALWHAVVPAALLVPGLAAGAAVAVAAGRGCAGLAVLVGCVPALVGAALVSAYRGALPPQAVVGTDTPFGNTAMFQLAGWYLRGPLGALVTTGPALALVLLHRGPAPAAVAGWLAAAGAAHLWWAHHTARRLHRT; encoded by the coding sequence GTGGCTGACGCGCTCGTCGGGGAACCGGCCGCGGAGGCCGGTCCCTCCGCCTCCCGCGCCGCGCTGGAGTTCCTGCGCCGCGCCCGCCGCGAGGAGAGCCGCCGACGGCGGCGCGACGGCGTCGTGACGCTGTACGGCGTCGCGCTGACGGCCGTCGTGTGGGTGCCCGCGCTGATCGCCGTCGCCCGGGCCGTGAACGCCGCGTCCCCGCAGGGCGCGCCCGCGGAACGGGTCCTGGCCGCCCTGCCGGTGACCGTCCCGGCCCTCGGCGCCGCCGCCTTCCACGCGCTGGTCCGCAGCGCGGCCTGGCGGGGACCGGTCCTGGTGGACCTGCCCACCGTCCGGTGGGCTCTGCCGCTGCCCGTGGACCGCGGCCGGCTGCTGCTCCCCCGGTTCGCGAGGGCCGCCGGTCTCGCCGCGGCCGTCGGCGCGGCGGCGGGCGCGGTGTTGGGGCTGCCGGCCGGGACGCTCTCGCCGGGATCCGGTACCGCCGGCCGGGCGTGGGCCGCGGCGGCGGGGGCCTGGAGCGGCGCGGCCGTCGCGCTCACCGCGGCGGGCTGCGGCGCGCTCGTCGAACGGTACGACGGCCGGGGGCAGGGCCGGTCGGAGAGCCGCCGTTCCCGCGTCGTCGGAGCGGTCGCCTCGGCGGCGGTCCTCGCGGGACTGGCCTTGGCCGTCGTGACGGCGGTGGACAGGGACGCGAGCCCCTGGACCGGGCGGGTACTCCTGTGGTCGGGTCCGTGGGGCTGGCCGGCGCAGCCGCTGGTGGCGGCCGTGGGCGGCCCGGCCCCGGGGTGGCCGGCAGCCCTCGCGCTGTCGGTGGTCTCGACGGCGGTGGTGCTGGTGGCGGGCGCGCGGGCGGTGCCGGCGATACCGGCGTCGGCCCTGCGCGCCCGGGCCACGGTGGCCGAGCGGATGACGGCGTCCGTGTTCTCCCTGGAGCTGCGCCAGGCACGGCTGGCGACGCGCGGCGGGCGCTCGGCGACCCGTTCCCGCCCCGTCCTGCGGCTGCCGGTGCCGCGCCGGCGGTGGCTGCTCGTACCGTGGCGGGACGCGACGGGGCTGCTCCGGGCGCCGGCCCGGCCGGTACGGGCGCTGGTCCGGCTCGCGGCGGCGGTGGCCCTCACCGCCCTCGCCCCGGCGGCGCGGACGACCCCGCGGGTCGTCCTGGCCGTCCTCGCGCTGACCGCCGCGTACCTGTCGGCCGCCCACCTCGTCGAGCCCGCCCGCCTGGACAGCGACGACCTCCGCCGCCGCGTCCAGCTCCCGTACTCCTCCGGCGCCCTGGCCCTGTGGCACGCCGTCGTCCCGGCCGCCCTGCTGGTCCCCGGGCTGGCGGCGGGCGCGGCGGTGGCGGTGGCGGCCGGCCGGGGCTGCGCCGGTCTCGCGGTGCTCGTCGGCTGTGTCCCCGCCCTGGTCGGCGCGGCCCTGGTCAGCGCGTACCGGGGAGCACTGCCGCCGCAGGCGGTGGTGGGGACGGACACTCCGTTCGGGAACACGGCCATGTTCCAGCTGGCCGGCTGGTATCTGCGCGGCCCCCTCGGCGCCCTGGTCACCACCGGACCGGCGCTCGCCCTCGTCCTCCTCCACCGCGGCCCCGCCCCGGCGGCCGTGGCCGGCTGGCTCGCGGCGGCGGGCGCCGCACACCTCTGGTGGGCCCACCACACGGCCCGCCGCCTCCACCGGACGTGA
- a CDS encoding ABC transporter ATP-binding protein — MPESPSGTPLLRMTDVGRDYGDRAVLRSVTLTLARAECLAVTGPNGSGKSTLLRLATGRERPTSGEVLFDGVPVREDDPGVRRRLAAVMDAASFYPDLTVREHLMFVALAHGLGRAAEDAVARVLADHRLAERADALPDALSSGQVQQALLASAFVRPHDLLVLDEPEQRLDTAARAGLARRLRAHKAAGAAILLVTHDDELAAAVADHVLDLASGRVRAAAEAVTGG; from the coding sequence ATGCCCGAGTCCCCGTCCGGGACACCGCTCCTCCGGATGACGGACGTCGGCCGCGACTACGGCGACCGCGCCGTACTCCGCTCCGTCACCCTGACCCTGGCGCGCGCCGAGTGCCTCGCCGTCACCGGCCCCAACGGCTCGGGCAAGTCGACGCTGCTGCGCCTGGCGACCGGCCGGGAACGGCCCACGTCGGGCGAGGTCCTGTTCGACGGCGTGCCCGTGCGCGAGGACGACCCCGGCGTGCGGCGCCGGCTCGCCGCCGTCATGGACGCCGCGTCCTTCTACCCGGACCTGACCGTCCGTGAGCACCTGATGTTCGTCGCGCTGGCGCACGGCCTGGGCCGGGCGGCGGAGGACGCGGTGGCGCGGGTCCTCGCCGACCACCGGCTGGCGGAGCGTGCGGACGCGCTGCCGGACGCGCTGTCGTCGGGACAGGTCCAGCAGGCGCTGCTGGCCTCGGCCTTCGTACGCCCGCACGACCTGCTGGTGCTCGACGAGCCCGAGCAGCGGCTGGACACCGCGGCCCGCGCCGGACTGGCCCGGCGACTGCGCGCCCACAAGGCGGCGGGCGCCGCGATCCTGCTGGTCACGCATGACGACGAGCTGGCGGCGGCGGTGGCCGACCACGTCCTGGACCTGGCCTCCGGCAGGGTCCGCGCCGCCGCGGAGGCGGTGACCGGTGGCTGA
- a CDS encoding universal stress protein, whose translation MNQEQPTPEHGSLPTGFERGTDGPKVIVVGVDGSESSWRAAAYAAGLARRQNAMLAIVYVQPVLVGGAAFGAPVAEVTEEVAEELLAEIRATTERLRGLYPHAMRWEFHTFRGDPYSGLVQAADDLKADAVVVGASEQAGHRIVGSVAVRLVKAGRWPVTVVP comes from the coding sequence GTGAACCAAGAGCAGCCCACCCCCGAACACGGCAGCCTGCCGACCGGCTTCGAACGCGGCACCGACGGCCCCAAGGTGATCGTCGTCGGGGTGGACGGCTCCGAGTCCTCCTGGCGTGCCGCCGCCTACGCCGCCGGGCTGGCCCGCCGGCAGAACGCGATGCTCGCCATCGTCTACGTACAGCCCGTCCTGGTGGGCGGCGCGGCGTTCGGGGCTCCGGTGGCCGAGGTGACCGAGGAGGTCGCCGAGGAACTGCTCGCGGAGATCCGCGCCACCACCGAGCGGCTGCGCGGCCTCTACCCGCACGCCATGCGCTGGGAGTTCCACACCTTCCGCGGCGACCCGTACTCGGGCCTGGTGCAGGCGGCCGACGACCTCAAGGCCGACGCGGTCGTCGTCGGCGCGTCGGAACAGGCGGGCCACCGCATCGTCGGCTCGGTCGCGGTCCGCCTGGTGAAGGCGGGCCGGTGGCCGGTGACGGTGGTCCCGTAG
- the egtD gene encoding L-histidine N(alpha)-methyltransferase, producing the protein MSQFVLSRTLPSDATAAALRADVAEGLTRSPKELPPKWFYDARGSALFDEITLLPEYYPTRAEREILSARAAAIAAATGARTLVELGSGSSEKTRHLIRALPLLDHYVPVDVSESALSGAAATLLGEYPGLRVHALVADFQYGLALPDTPGPRLLAFLGGTIGNLLPAERAEFLAGLRAGMAPGDALLLGTDLVKDERVLVAAYDDARGVTAAFNKNVLAVVNRELGADFDPADFAHVALWDAHHEWIEMRLRARRAVLAKIPALDLAVHFAAGEEVRTEVSAKFRREGVRSELAAAGLELRRWWTDDAGRFALSLSVP; encoded by the coding sequence GTGAGCCAGTTCGTCCTCTCCCGCACCCTCCCGTCCGACGCGACCGCCGCCGCCCTGCGCGCCGACGTCGCCGAGGGGCTGACCCGGTCGCCCAAGGAGCTCCCGCCGAAGTGGTTCTACGACGCGCGGGGCAGCGCCCTCTTCGACGAGATCACGCTGCTGCCCGAGTACTACCCGACGCGCGCCGAACGCGAGATCCTGAGCGCCCGTGCGGCCGCCATCGCCGCCGCCACCGGCGCCCGCACGCTCGTCGAACTCGGCTCCGGCTCCTCGGAGAAGACCCGCCACCTCATCCGGGCGCTGCCCCTGCTGGACCACTACGTGCCGGTGGACGTCAGCGAGAGCGCCCTGTCCGGGGCCGCCGCGACGCTGCTCGGCGAATATCCCGGGCTGCGGGTGCACGCCCTCGTCGCCGACTTCCAGTACGGCCTTGCCCTGCCGGACACCCCCGGGCCGCGGCTGCTCGCGTTCCTCGGCGGCACCATCGGCAACCTGCTGCCCGCGGAACGCGCCGAATTCCTGGCCGGCCTGCGGGCCGGCATGGCCCCCGGCGACGCCCTGCTGCTCGGCACGGACCTGGTCAAGGACGAGCGGGTGCTGGTCGCGGCGTACGACGACGCGCGGGGCGTGACGGCGGCCTTCAACAAGAACGTCCTCGCGGTCGTCAACCGGGAGCTGGGCGCCGACTTCGATCCCGCCGACTTCGCGCACGTGGCCCTGTGGGACGCCCACCACGAGTGGATCGAGATGCGGCTGCGGGCCCGGCGGGCCGTGCTGGCGAAGATCCCGGCGCTGGACCTGGCGGTGCACTTCGCCGCCGGCGAGGAGGTGCGGACGGAGGTGTCCGCGAAGTTCCGACGGGAGGGCGTACGGTCGGAACTCGCCGCCGCGGGATTGGAGTTGCGACGGTGGTGGACGGACGACGCGGGGCGCTTCGCGCTGTCGCTGTCGGTGCCGTAG
- the egtC gene encoding ergothioneine biosynthesis protein EgtC — MCRHLAVLGPEAPLGASVADPPHSLVRQSWAPRRQRYGTVNADGFGIGWYADGDPRPARYRRAGPVWADPSFADLVRVVRSRALLAAVRDATGPGADGEAAAAPFAAGPWLFSHNGALTGWPGSAAPLVPLLPAAALLRLEARCDAAFVWALVAHRLLDEGDPPGRALAGAVTTLAEAAPGSRLNLLLTDGASVTATAHGDTLWYLAGPGERIAVASEPYDDDPRWTEVPDGTLLSADRARVALTSL; from the coding sequence ATGTGCCGGCACCTGGCCGTGCTGGGTCCCGAGGCCCCGCTCGGCGCGTCCGTCGCCGACCCGCCGCACTCCCTCGTCCGGCAGTCGTGGGCGCCGCGCCGGCAGCGGTACGGGACGGTGAACGCGGACGGGTTCGGCATCGGCTGGTACGCGGACGGCGACCCGCGGCCCGCCCGGTACCGCCGGGCCGGGCCGGTGTGGGCGGACCCGTCCTTCGCCGACCTGGTCCGGGTGGTCCGGAGCCGGGCGCTGCTGGCGGCGGTGCGGGACGCGACCGGGCCGGGCGCCGACGGCGAGGCCGCCGCGGCCCCCTTCGCCGCGGGCCCGTGGCTGTTCAGCCACAACGGCGCGCTCACCGGCTGGCCCGGCTCGGCCGCGCCCCTCGTCCCGCTGCTGCCCGCCGCCGCCCTGCTGCGGCTGGAGGCCCGCTGTGACGCGGCGTTCGTCTGGGCGCTGGTGGCGCACCGGCTGCTGGACGAGGGCGATCCGCCCGGGCGGGCGCTCGCGGGCGCCGTCACCACCCTCGCGGAGGCCGCGCCCGGCTCCCGGCTGAACCTGTTGCTCACCGACGGCGCCTCGGTCACGGCCACCGCGCACGGGGACACCCTGTGGTACCTGGCGGGGCCCGGCGAGCGGATCGCGGTGGCGTCGGAGCCGTACGACGACGATCCGCGCTGGACCGAGGTGCCCGACGGCACGCTGCTGTCGGCGGACCGCGCGCGGGTCGCCCTCACGTCCCTGTAG
- the egtB gene encoding ergothioneine biosynthesis protein EgtB yields the protein MLAARERTAALTGCVPDPELLAQHSPLMSPLVWDLAHIGNQEELWLLRAVGGHAALRPELDSVYDAFEHPRAERPSLPLLPPDEARRYVADVRGRALDVLDRAPVGEDGGGPLVRAAFAFGMIAQHEQQHDETMLITHQLRAGPAALTAPEPPPAAPDTAGLPVEVLVEGGPFTMGTSTEPWALDNERPAHERVVAPFFIDTLPVSNRAYLHFVEDGGYRDPRWWHPEGWAQVRRHRLTAPLFWRRDGGSPGGWLRRRFGVVEPVPPDEPVLHVGWYEAAAYAAWAGRRLPTEAEWEKAARYDPASGRSRRYPWGDADPTPEHANLGQRHLRPAPVGAYPRGASPLGVRQLIGDVWEWTASDFLPYPGFRAFPYREYSEVFFGSAYKVLRGGSFGVDPVACRGTFRNWDLPVRRQIFAGFRTARDPEPC from the coding sequence CTGCTGGCGGCCCGTGAGCGCACCGCCGCGCTCACGGGCTGCGTACCGGACCCCGAACTCCTCGCCCAGCACTCGCCGTTGATGTCCCCGCTGGTGTGGGACCTGGCGCACATCGGCAACCAGGAGGAGCTGTGGCTGCTGCGCGCCGTGGGCGGGCACGCGGCGCTGCGGCCGGAACTGGACTCCGTCTACGACGCGTTCGAGCACCCGCGCGCCGAACGCCCCTCGCTCCCGCTGCTGCCCCCCGACGAGGCCCGCCGCTATGTGGCGGACGTCCGCGGCCGGGCGCTGGACGTCCTCGACCGCGCGCCGGTCGGAGAAGACGGCGGCGGCCCGCTGGTCCGGGCGGCGTTCGCCTTCGGGATGATCGCCCAGCACGAGCAGCAGCACGACGAGACCATGCTGATCACCCACCAGCTGCGGGCCGGCCCGGCCGCGCTCACCGCTCCGGAGCCGCCGCCCGCCGCCCCGGACACGGCCGGGCTGCCCGTCGAAGTCCTCGTCGAGGGCGGCCCGTTCACCATGGGCACCTCGACCGAGCCGTGGGCGCTGGACAACGAGCGGCCCGCGCACGAACGCGTCGTGGCCCCGTTCTTCATCGACACGCTGCCGGTGAGCAACCGGGCCTACCTGCACTTCGTCGAGGACGGCGGCTACCGCGACCCCCGCTGGTGGCACCCCGAGGGCTGGGCGCAGGTGCGCCGGCACCGGCTGACGGCGCCGCTGTTCTGGCGGCGCGACGGCGGGTCGCCGGGCGGCTGGCTGCGGCGCCGCTTCGGCGTGGTGGAGCCGGTGCCGCCGGACGAGCCGGTGCTGCACGTCGGCTGGTACGAGGCCGCCGCGTACGCCGCCTGGGCCGGGCGGCGGCTGCCCACGGAGGCGGAGTGGGAGAAGGCCGCCCGGTACGACCCGGCGTCCGGCCGCTCCCGCCGCTACCCGTGGGGCGACGCCGACCCCACCCCCGAGCACGCCAACCTCGGCCAGCGCCACCTGCGCCCGGCCCCCGTCGGCGCCTATCCGCGCGGCGCGTCCCCGCTGGGCGTCCGGCAGCTGATCGGCGACGTGTGGGAGTGGACGGCGAGCGACTTCCTGCCGTACCCGGGCTTCCGGGCGTTCCCCTACCGCGAGTACTCGGAGGTCTTCTTCGGCAGCGCGTACAAGGTGCTGCGCGGCGGGTCGTTCGGGGTGGACCCGGTCGCCTGCCGGGGCACGTTCCGCAACTGGGACCTGCCGGTGCGCCGGCAGATCTTCGCCGGTTTCCGCACGGCCCGCGACCCGGAGCCGTGCTGA
- the egtA gene encoding ergothioneine biosynthesis glutamate--cysteine ligase EgtA, translated as MDEAAALVRGICFKTGPPRLLGVELEWLVHDLREPTRPVEAARLNAAADRLRKLPLRSLLTIEPGGQIEFSSQPATSLTACVDEVAADLDLARAELKDIGLFLAGYGKEPWTHPDRVVETRRYSAMEVYYDRWNGAGRTVMCRTASVQVCVDAGSEGPGPLGFDRRWRYAHLLGAVLAAAFANSPLHLGRPTGWRSTRQATYARMDPGRTLAPAEHLEPRAAWAEYALDAEVMFIRREEGPWQPVQGLPLREWLRTGEPRPVTAGDVIYHLTTLFPPIRPRGHLEMRMIDAQPGEDGWLVPLAVTAALFDDPTAAETAYRAVKPLADAAGGEPTPRNPLWRRAARHGLSDPELHAAAVGCFAAAREALPRLGASPRVLEAVDAFTARYVDRGRCPADDLLDLVADRPEGTECGP; from the coding sequence ATGGACGAGGCGGCGGCACTGGTCCGCGGCATCTGCTTCAAGACCGGCCCGCCCCGCCTCCTCGGCGTCGAGCTGGAATGGCTCGTCCACGACCTGCGCGAACCGACCCGCCCGGTGGAAGCGGCCCGGCTCAACGCCGCCGCCGACCGGCTCCGCAAGCTTCCACTGCGCTCGCTGCTCACCATCGAGCCCGGCGGCCAGATCGAGTTCAGCTCGCAGCCCGCCACCTCCCTCACCGCCTGCGTGGACGAGGTGGCCGCCGATCTCGACCTGGCCAGGGCCGAGCTGAAGGACATCGGGCTCTTCCTCGCCGGCTACGGCAAGGAGCCCTGGACCCATCCCGACCGGGTGGTGGAGACCCGGCGCTACAGCGCGATGGAGGTCTACTACGACCGCTGGAACGGGGCCGGCCGCACGGTGATGTGCCGGACGGCGTCCGTCCAGGTCTGCGTCGACGCCGGCAGCGAGGGCCCGGGTCCGCTCGGGTTCGACCGCCGCTGGCGGTACGCGCACCTGCTGGGCGCGGTGCTGGCCGCCGCGTTCGCCAACTCGCCGCTGCACCTGGGGCGGCCCACCGGCTGGCGCTCCACCCGCCAGGCGACCTACGCCCGGATGGACCCGGGCCGCACCCTCGCCCCGGCCGAGCACCTGGAGCCGAGGGCGGCCTGGGCCGAGTACGCGCTGGACGCGGAGGTGATGTTCATCCGGCGCGAGGAAGGACCGTGGCAGCCCGTACAGGGCCTGCCGCTGCGCGAGTGGCTGCGCACGGGCGAGCCGCGGCCGGTCACCGCGGGCGATGTGATCTACCACCTGACCACGTTGTTCCCGCCCATCCGGCCGCGCGGCCACCTGGAGATGCGCATGATCGACGCGCAGCCGGGCGAGGACGGCTGGCTGGTGCCGCTCGCCGTGACGGCGGCGCTGTTCGACGACCCGACGGCCGCCGAGACCGCGTACCGCGCGGTGAAGCCGCTGGCCGACGCGGCGGGCGGGGAGCCCACCCCGCGCAACCCGCTGTGGCGCCGGGCCGCCCGGCACGGCCTGTCCGATCCGGAGCTGCACGCCGCGGCGGTGGGCTGCTTCGCGGCGGCGCGCGAGGCGCTCCCCCGGCTCGGGGCCTCGCCCCGGGTCCTGGAGGCGGTGGACGCGTTCACCGCCCGGTACGTGGACCGGGGCCGCTGCCCCGCCGACGACCTGCTGGACCTGGTCGCGGACCGGCCCGAGGGCACGGAGTGCGGGCCGTGA
- a CDS encoding DUF4239 domain-containing protein: protein MDEWVVLVLAMVAVIVVVVSVILLRGRRVGAGEDPSETPDVIEYMTMMIGVVYAIVLGLAIAGVWEARNSAQATVQAEAQALHEIQERVQAFAPAAREQVRADVDTYVQYVVHKEWPGMLDDGQLTDKGKELLDKVRADITAYEPRNDRESQSYQPLLDQAGAADAARNARAQSAGDTMPGVVWFGLIGGALVAVGLIYTLQIRRSPRELLLAGLYSALIAFLLFLIWDFDAPFGHYVGDTTDAFTDLFAV from the coding sequence GTGGACGAGTGGGTGGTGCTGGTCCTCGCGATGGTCGCGGTGATCGTGGTCGTCGTGTCCGTGATCCTGCTGCGCGGGCGGCGGGTGGGGGCCGGCGAGGATCCCTCCGAGACGCCCGACGTGATCGAGTACATGACGATGATGATCGGCGTGGTCTACGCCATCGTCCTCGGGCTGGCCATCGCCGGTGTCTGGGAGGCAAGGAACTCCGCACAGGCGACCGTGCAGGCCGAGGCGCAGGCGCTGCACGAGATCCAGGAGCGCGTACAGGCGTTCGCGCCGGCCGCCCGGGAACAGGTGCGGGCGGACGTCGACACCTACGTGCAGTACGTCGTGCACAAGGAATGGCCGGGCATGCTGGACGACGGGCAGCTCACCGACAAGGGGAAGGAACTGCTCGACAAGGTGCGGGCGGACATCACCGCCTACGAGCCGAGGAACGACCGCGAGAGCCAGTCGTACCAGCCGCTGCTGGACCAGGCCGGGGCGGCGGACGCGGCGCGCAACGCCCGTGCGCAGAGCGCCGGGGACACCATGCCGGGGGTGGTGTGGTTCGGCCTGATCGGCGGGGCGCTGGTGGCCGTGGGCCTGATCTACACCCTGCAGATCCGGCGGTCGCCGCGCGAACTGCTCCTCGCCGGGCTCTACAGCGCGCTGATCGCCTTCCTCCTCTTCCTCATCTGGGACTTCGACGCCCCCTTCGGGCACTACGTCGGTGACACCACCGACGCGTTCACCGATCTGTTCGCCGTCTGA
- a CDS encoding GntR family transcriptional regulator: MTATSHEPAEPRHPYMRLAADLRRRILDGDLPEGGKLPNHRALAAEHGVAVATLQKALGQLQVEGYIRTSQRGTFIANAPRAGSSGYDRITRVLRTGSVLGEGESVIVTDATLTVPPLYVADLFDLDEGDQVVRRQWHTGRGHQRLMLAVTWYPAEFAAAVPDLLSTAPGKAPGLLPRIMETTGRRPVEGRDDMHARDADAREADFLGLKTGTPILAGAHRLWDREGIIEYGEWCLPYRHVIGYEYRFDAAPEGT; this comes from the coding sequence ATGACAGCCACCTCGCACGAACCAGCCGAGCCCCGCCACCCCTACATGCGCCTCGCGGCCGACCTTCGCCGCCGCATCCTCGACGGTGACCTGCCCGAAGGCGGCAAGCTCCCCAATCACCGCGCCCTCGCCGCCGAGCATGGTGTCGCCGTCGCCACCCTGCAAAAGGCCCTCGGGCAACTCCAAGTCGAGGGCTACATCCGCACCAGCCAGCGAGGCACCTTCATCGCCAACGCGCCCCGGGCCGGGTCCTCTGGGTACGACCGCATCACCCGAGTCTTGCGCACCGGGAGCGTCCTCGGCGAGGGCGAGAGCGTCATCGTCACCGACGCCACCCTCACCGTCCCGCCCCTGTACGTCGCCGACCTCTTCGACCTCGACGAAGGCGACCAAGTCGTACGCCGCCAGTGGCACACCGGCCGCGGCCACCAGCGGCTCATGCTCGCGGTGACCTGGTACCCGGCCGAGTTCGCCGCGGCCGTCCCGGATTTGCTGTCCACCGCCCCCGGCAAGGCCCCCGGGCTACTCCCTCGCATCATGGAAACCACCGGCCGCCGCCCCGTCGAAGGACGGGACGACATGCACGCCCGGGACGCCGACGCACGTGAAGCCGACTTCCTCGGCCTCAAGACCGGCACCCCGATTCTCGCCGGCGCCCACCGGCTCTGGGACAGGGAGGGGATCATCGAGTACGGGGAGTGGTGCCTGCCCTACCGGCACGTGATCGGCTACGAATACCGGTTCGACGCCGCGCCGGAGGGCACTTAG
- a CDS encoding radical SAM protein has translation MEVPLTLGSPAPSPTTDWTALRSFAALRGQLRVSFGPACNIACWFCHDEGDIPPGLARRDPTKKQRPRSLCAGHYLTTITALMEAGLKRVYFTGGEPLASPLARPVLQRLPAPGPDASYTLITNGTRVRASQTWLADTPLNRVKVSLHYFSDDTFRAIAATRLGIVAVLDGIEAAREVFDRVELNCLLLNDNAHEIRPILDFALARRLPVQFIELVGTDFNADRAESAAPADDVVAYLRTLTVEERTEIAGVGQGRRVFRVDGVEVEVIHRGLGRYHVGQCGTCALRSRCVEGFWALRLDHDGGLQPCLLRGDLRADVKDLLHDPVRLAEAVARHVAAFTEGTL, from the coding sequence ATGGAAGTGCCGCTCACCCTCGGCTCACCGGCCCCTTCTCCGACCACCGACTGGACCGCCTTGCGCAGCTTCGCCGCCCTGCGTGGCCAACTGCGTGTGTCCTTCGGCCCCGCCTGCAACATCGCTTGCTGGTTCTGCCACGACGAAGGCGACATCCCGCCGGGACTGGCCCGGCGCGACCCGACGAAGAAGCAGCGCCCCCGCTCTCTGTGCGCGGGCCACTACCTCACAACCATCACCGCGTTGATGGAAGCGGGCCTGAAGCGGGTGTACTTCACGGGCGGTGAACCGCTTGCCTCGCCCCTGGCGCGGCCCGTGCTCCAGCGGCTCCCCGCCCCGGGTCCGGACGCCTCCTACACACTGATCACCAACGGCACCCGTGTCCGCGCCAGCCAGACGTGGCTTGCGGATACGCCCCTGAACAGGGTGAAGGTCTCCCTGCACTACTTCTCCGACGACACGTTCCGGGCCATCGCCGCGACCCGCCTCGGCATCGTCGCCGTCCTCGACGGTATCGAGGCGGCGCGCGAAGTGTTCGACCGTGTCGAGTTGAACTGCCTGTTGCTCAACGACAACGCCCACGAGATCCGGCCGATCCTCGACTTCGCTCTCGCCCGTCGCCTGCCGGTGCAGTTCATCGAGCTGGTCGGCACCGACTTCAATGCCGATCGCGCCGAGTCGGCCGCGCCGGCCGATGACGTCGTCGCCTATCTGCGGACCCTGACCGTCGAGGAACGCACCGAGATCGCCGGTGTCGGCCAGGGGCGGCGCGTCTTTCGCGTCGACGGCGTCGAGGTCGAGGTCATCCACCGCGGCCTCGGTCGCTACCATGTCGGCCAATGCGGCACCTGCGCGCTGCGCTCGCGTTGCGTCGAGGGATTCTGGGCCTTGCGCCTGGACCACGACGGCGGGCTGCAACCCTGCCTCCTGCGCGGCGATCTCCGCGCGGACGTCAAGGACCTGCTGCACGACCCCGTCCGCCTCGCCGAAGCGGTCGCCCGCCACGTCGCCGCCTTCACCGAGGGGACGCTGTGA
- a CDS encoding NUDIX domain-containing protein: MSDDEHRRGPARDAAVVVARDGQGLAAVLSARFPRHGGEYLFLPGGRREDGESPEECARRELREEAGVTARRWRALGAYAISLESTARVFLFEARDLSLGQQQLTPAEQDFKLSWWPMSDAIAAAREGRFLLPAGPLALFLSDRLGFGT, encoded by the coding sequence ATGAGCGACGACGAGCACCGACGAGGCCCGGCCCGCGACGCCGCCGTAGTGGTGGCCCGAGACGGCCAGGGCCTCGCCGCCGTTCTCAGCGCCCGCTTTCCCCGGCACGGTGGCGAGTATCTGTTCCTGCCCGGCGGCCGGCGCGAAGACGGTGAAAGCCCCGAAGAGTGCGCACGGCGTGAGCTTCGGGAGGAGGCTGGTGTCACCGCCCGGCGGTGGCGCGCCCTCGGCGCGTACGCCATCAGCCTGGAGTCCACCGCCCGCGTCTTCCTTTTCGAAGCCCGCGACCTGTCCCTCGGGCAGCAGCAACTCACCCCGGCCGAGCAGGACTTCAAACTCTCCTGGTGGCCCATGAGTGACGCCATCGCCGCCGCACGGGAAGGCAGGTTCCTGCTCCCGGCCGGGCCGCTCGCCCTGTTCCTGTCCGATCGGCTCGGCTTCGGAACCTGA